One part of the Gammaproteobacteria bacterium genome encodes these proteins:
- a CDS encoding TonB family protein, translated as MTPLRPEAAPEALVRLPGLDGRIALALALAAVVHAAALLLADPRGLPGAQGPARVDRIEVVLAAPASHRAPGGGEPAPAKPLPANGPESLPEIPPPAAAPVPPAEPAPATILDAPAPAEPALVAILDAQPPPEATPAKPRSPLPADRRPRARTARATAEAARQPATPPAAREPATDSLARSSTGEASAAPAGPAPTPAKGRSGTGAAAAGIDAEAAPTVRVPPTYPLAARSSRTEGTVLVEFTVLPDGSVSDPRVLQASAPGVFDLSVLRAIVQWRFAPRVEDGQAVSRRARQTVRFSLSS; from the coding sequence GTGACGCCCCTGCGCCCCGAGGCGGCCCCCGAGGCGCTGGTCCGGCTCCCGGGCCTCGACGGGCGGATTGCCCTGGCCCTCGCCCTGGCCGCGGTGGTGCACGCCGCCGCCCTCCTGCTCGCCGACCCGAGGGGCCTGCCCGGCGCGCAGGGTCCCGCGAGGGTCGACCGGATCGAGGTGGTGCTGGCGGCCCCTGCCTCGCACCGGGCCCCGGGCGGCGGGGAACCCGCCCCTGCGAAGCCCCTCCCCGCGAACGGGCCGGAGTCCCTCCCTGAGATCCCACCGCCGGCCGCGGCGCCCGTGCCACCGGCCGAGCCCGCGCCAGCAACGATTCTGGATGCCCCCGCACCGGCCGAGCCCGCACTGGTGGCGATTCTGGACGCCCAGCCGCCGCCCGAGGCCACCCCGGCGAAACCGCGCTCCCCGTTGCCCGCCGACCGGCGCCCGCGCGCCCGGACCGCGCGAGCCACTGCGGAAGCGGCCCGGCAGCCTGCCACGCCCCCTGCGGCTCGCGAGCCGGCGACAGACTCGCTGGCTCGCTCCAGTACCGGCGAGGCCAGCGCGGCCCCGGCCGGGCCGGCACCCACCCCGGCGAAGGGCCGTTCCGGGACCGGCGCGGCGGCGGCCGGTATCGACGCCGAGGCCGCGCCCACCGTGCGGGTGCCCCCGACCTATCCCCTGGCGGCGCGCTCCAGCCGGACGGAAGGAACGGTACTGGTGGAGTTCACGGTCCTCCCCGACGGGAGCGTGTCGGACCCGAGGGTCTTGCAGGCCTCGGCGCCGGGGGTCTTCGATCTCTCGGTGCTGCGGGCGATCGTGCAGTGGCGCTTCGCCCCGCGAGTCGAGGACGGGCAGGCCGTCAGCCGCCGGGCGCGCCAGACGGTGCGCTTCTCCCTCTCCTCCTGA